From the Roseibium salinum genome, one window contains:
- the cbiB gene encoding adenosylcobinamide-phosphate synthase CbiB: MLIFDHALWLLLAALLLDALIGDPDWLWRHLPHPVVWIGKVISLFDRWFNRTSHSPFVRKLGGVLTLSALLAGALLIGGLIHAAAALLPFGDILVVVVAAVFIAQNSLYRHVAAVRDGLRNGGLEEGRKAVSMIVGRDPKQLDEAGVSRAAIESCAENFSDGVVAPVFWFAILGLPGLIACKAVNTADSMIGHKNEVYLDFGWAAARFDDLINLPASRLSGLFIALAAPLVRGSARKSISCVLHDAKKHRSPNAGWPEAAMAGALGLALAGPRIYPGYTVNDRFLNSSGRTAATAEDISRALRVILGASGLQALLIATVAVAAMVS; this comes from the coding sequence ATGCTGATTTTCGACCATGCGTTGTGGCTTCTGCTCGCCGCGCTTCTGCTCGATGCCCTCATTGGTGATCCGGACTGGCTGTGGCGCCACCTGCCCCATCCGGTCGTTTGGATCGGCAAGGTTATTTCCCTTTTCGACAGATGGTTCAACAGAACCAGTCATTCCCCTTTCGTGCGGAAGCTGGGCGGCGTGCTGACCCTGTCTGCGCTGCTTGCCGGCGCTCTGCTGATCGGCGGCTTGATCCACGCGGCGGCGGCCCTTCTGCCGTTCGGCGATATCCTCGTGGTCGTCGTTGCGGCCGTCTTCATCGCCCAGAACAGCCTTTACCGCCATGTCGCCGCCGTGCGCGACGGCCTGCGGAATGGCGGTCTGGAAGAGGGACGCAAGGCTGTCTCGATGATTGTCGGGCGCGACCCGAAGCAGTTGGACGAGGCCGGGGTTTCGCGTGCGGCGATTGAATCGTGCGCGGAGAATTTTTCCGACGGTGTCGTTGCCCCCGTGTTCTGGTTCGCCATTCTCGGGCTGCCCGGCCTTATCGCCTGCAAGGCCGTCAACACGGCCGACAGCATGATCGGACACAAGAACGAGGTCTATCTGGATTTCGGTTGGGCCGCCGCCCGGTTCGACGACCTGATCAACCTGCCCGCCTCACGGCTTTCCGGCCTTTTCATCGCGCTGGCGGCGCCGTTGGTGCGTGGCTCCGCGCGCAAGAGCATTTCGTGCGTCCTGCACGATGCCAAGAAACACCGTTCTCCCAATGCCGGCTGGCCGGAAGCGGCAATGGCGGGTGCGCTTGGTCTGGCCCTTGCAGGCCCCAGGATCTATCCCGGCTACACGGTCAACGACCGCTTCTTGAATTCTTCAGGGCGAACGGCGGCAACGGCGGAGGATATTTCCAGGGCGCTACGCGTAATCCTCGGCGCCTCCGGACTTCAGGCCCTGCTGATTGCGACTGTGGCGGTTGCGGCAATGGTTTCCTGA